CCAGCCGATCGTCCGCGCTTTTCAGGCCGGGGAGAAATTCGCCGCCGAGCACGTCGGCGCGCAGACGCGCGCGTCCGGCCTGCGCGTGCCGAAGGCGATCGGCGATTTCATCATGCTCGACATCCTGCGCGCGTCCGGCGGCGGTGCGGTCGCCGTGCCAGACGACGAGATGATTGCCTGCACGCGCGAAGTCGGCGCGTCCGAAGGCCTCTTCGTCGCCCCGGAAGGAGCCGCGACCTACGCCGCGCTCAAACACCTCCTCGCGAGCGGCACGGTGCGACACGACGAATCCGTCGTCCTCTTCAACACCGGCGCGGGCGTGAAATACCTCGAGTGCTACGGCGGATGAAGCCCCGCCCATCTTGTGGGAGCGAGCTTGCTCGCGACGCAGCGCATTCGTAACCGTGCAACATGTCCACCGACCCAGCCAAGGGTTACCGTGCGCTTCGGACTGGCCGCTTCTCGGCGACCGGCGAGTCATACTTCCTGACCTTCTGCACTGCTGAGCGTGCGCCAGGGCTGCACCGCGCCGAACTCGCCCAAGAGATCGTCGAAGAAGCTGAAACTCATGGAGCGTGACTGCATTTGGGCGATCCGTTGCGCGACCATCATGCCCGATCACGTGCATCTGCTCGCGACGCTGGGAGACCGACTGCCGCTTGGCCGCGCCATGGCCCGACTAAAGGCCAGAACCGCGTCCGCGCTACGCCAATCCGGGTTAAGCTGGCAGCAAGGCTACTTTGATCACCGTCTTCGTCCGCGAGAAGAGCAGATCGGGTATTTTCACTACGTTTTCCTGAACCCATATCGCGCCGGATTG
This window of the Candidatus Didemnitutus sp. genome carries:
- a CDS encoding transposase, which codes for MRQGCTAPNSPKRSSKKLKLMERDCIWAIRCATIMPDHVHLLATLGDRLPLGRAMARLKARTASALRQSGLSWQQGYFDHRLRPREEQIGYFHYVFLNPYRAGLVATEDKWPWFVCGIEDERWFMPTLNQGLPEPAWLSGLP